The nucleotide sequence GAGCCGGTGAAGGAGACGAGGTCCTGTGCGGTGACGTGGTCGAGCAGGTCGCCGACGCTGCCCGCGACGAACTGCAGCGTGCCCTCGGGCAGGATGCCCGACTCGATGATGATCTCGACCAGCCGCGCGGTGAGATAAGCGGTCTGACTGGCGGGCTTGATCAGGCTCGGCACCCCGGCGAGGAACGCGGGCGCGAACTTCTCCAGCGGGCCCCAGACGGGGAAGTTGAAGGCGTTGATCTGGACGGCGACCCCGCGCAGCGGGACGGCGATGTGCTGGGCGACGAAGGTGCCGCCCTTGCTCAGCGGCTCGACGTTGCCGTCGACATAGACGGTGTCGTTCGGCAGTTCGCGCTTGCCCTTGCTGGAGTAGGCGAACAGCACGCCGATGCCGCCGTCGATGTCGACCATCGAGTCGGTCTTGGTCGCGCCGGTGCGCGCCGAGAGCGCGTACAGCTCCTCGCGGTGTTCGCGCAGGTGGGAGGCCAGTGCCTTCAGCAGCGCGGCACGCTGGTGGAAGGTCAGCTCACGCAGCGCGGGGCCGCCGACGCGGCGCCCGTAGTCCAGCGCGGCGGCGAAGTCGATGCCCTCGGACGAGACCCGGGCGACCTCTTCGCCGGTGGAGGCGTCGTGCAGCGGTACTCCGTCACTTTCCGCCGTGTGCCATCCGCCGGAGACGTAGCTGCGCAGCAATGCCATGGGGCCGAACCCTTCACTGGTGGGATTAACAGACCGTCCGTTCAGTAATTCACTGTAGCTCGCGTCCGGGGTCTTGCAAACCCCCGGACGGCGGCGGATCCTTGACATCCACCCGGAAGCGCGCCTTTACTTGCGGCACCCTTTAACAACCGTCCATTCGGTCAGTAACCAGGGGGTCTGGCTTGACTAACGCCGCGCACACGATGTTCGCCGACGACCAGGCGTCCAACGCGCTGGGCATCGAGCTGGTCGAGGCCGCCGACGGGCACGCCGTCGCCACCATGCGGATCACCGAGACGATGGTCAACGGTCACGACATCGCCCACGGCGGCTACGTCTTCCTGCTGGCCGACACGACGTTCGCCTGCGCCTGCAACAGCCATGGGCCGGTGACGGTCGCTTCCGGTGCGGAGATCTCCTTCGTCGCCGCCGGCAAACTCGGCGACCACCTCATCGCCACCGCCACCGAGCGGACCCGCTACGGCCGCAATGGCATCTACGACGTCACCGTGCACCGGGAGACCCCCGACGGGCCGGAGGTCGTCGCCGAATTCCGCGGCCGCAGCCGCACCATCGAGAAAGCATGACGATGACCGCCTTCAGCGACGACGCCGAGAACCTGACCATCGACGAACTTCAGGCGCTGCAACTGAAGCGTCTCCGGTGGACGCTGCGGCACGCCTACGACAACGTGCCGTTCTACACCCGGAAGTTCGACGAGGCGGGCGTTCACCCGGACGACTGCAAGGCGCTCGAAGACCTGGCGAAGTTCCCCTTCACCACGAAACAGGACCTGCGCGACAACTACCCGTTCGGCATGTTCGCCGTGCCGGAAGCGCAGGTCAGCCGCATCCACGCGTCCAGCGGGACCACCGGGAAACCGACCGTCGTCGGCTACACCGCCGAAGACATCGACACCTGGGCGACGGTGATGGCGCGGTCGATCCGCGCCGCGGGCGGGCGGCCGGGCGACAAGGTCCACGTCGCCTACGGATACGGCCTGTTCACCGGCGGCCTCGGCGCGCATTACGGCGCCGAGAAGCTCGGCTGCACGGTGATCCCGGCGTCCGGCGGCATGACCGCGCGCCAGGTGCAGATCATCACCGACTTCAAACCCGAGATCATCATGGTCACCCCGTCGTACATGCTCACCCTGCTCGACGAATTCGAACGGCAGGGTGTCGACCCGCGGACGAGCTCGCTCAAGGTCGGCATCTTCGGCGCCGAGCCGTGGACCGAGCAGATGCGCGCGGAGATCGAGGACCGTGCCGGCATCGACGCCGTCGACATCTACGGCCTGTCCGAGGTGATGGGGCCCGGCGTCGCACAGGAATGCGTCGAGACGAAGGACGGGCTGCACATCTGGGAGGACCACTTCTTCCCCGAGGTGATCGACCCGTTCACCGAGAAGCCCACCGACGCCGAGGGTGAGCTGCTGTTCACCTCGCTCACCAAACAGGCGCTGCCGATCATCCGGTACCGCACGCGCGACCTGACCCGCCTGCTGCCGGGCACCGCGCGGCCGGCATACCGGCGGATGGAGAAGGTGACCGGGCGCAGCGATGACATGATCATCCTGCGTGGCGTCAACGTCTTCCCCACGCAGATCGAGGAAGTCGTGCTGGTGACCCCCGCGCTCGCGCCGCATTTCCAGCTGATCCGGTCGACGAAGGGCCGGATGGACCACCTGACGGTGCGGGTCGAAGCGCGTCCGGACGCGTCCACCGAGCAGCGCGCCGAGGCCGCCGCCAGGCTGATCGCCGGCGTCAAGGACGGGGTCGGCGTGAGCGTCGGCGTCGAGGTCGTCGACCCGGACACCCTGGAACGGTCGCTGGGCAAGATGCGCCGCGTACTCGACGAACGGGACCGCGGTTGAGCACCCCCGCCCGCCGGGGACGCCCCGGCTACGACCTCGAATCGCTGCTGCAGGTCGCGGTCAAACTGTTCAACGAACGCGGCTACGACGGCACCAGCATGGAGGACCTCTCCCGCAAGCTCGGCATCACCAAATCCGCGATCTACCACCACGTGCCGAGCAAGGAGGAGCTGCTGCGGCTCGCCGTCGACCGCGCGCTGAACGGCCTGTTCGCCGTCGCCGCCGAGACGGAATCCTTCGAGGGCAAGGCGATCGAGAAGCTCGAGCATCTGGTGCGGGGCAGTGTCCTCGTACTGGTCGACCAGCTGCCGTTCGTGACGCTGCTGCTGCGGGTGCGCGGCAACACCAAGATCGAACGCGCGGCGCTGGCGCGACGGCGCGAATTCGACCGGCTCGTCACGGAACTGGTGAAACAGGCCGAAACCGAAGGCGACGTGCGGCCCGACATCGATCCCGCGGTCACCGCGCGGCTGCTGTACGGCATGGTGAACTCGCTGATCGAGTGGTACCGGCCGCGGCGGGGTTCGGCCGGGACGGAGCTGGCGGACGCGGTCTGCAAGATCGCCTTCGACGGCCTCCGGACCCAGTGAGGCTGAAGGGGATTTGAGCAGAAGTCCGTGAGAGACCCAGTCCCGCTACTCCCCCGCGGCCTTGGGCGGCCGCCGCGCCTGCCAGATCAGCGCCTCGCGCAACTGCTGGATGAGCTGTTCGTCGTCGGCCTCCGACGGATCGACCCCGAGCGGGATCCAGCGTTCGCCGACCTCGGCACCGTTCTCGAAACTGGTGATCACGATCCCCGCGTAGGAGACGCATTCGTCCTGGACGCGGACGTCACGATGCTGCAGCCGCACACTGACCCACCGTCCGGTACGGCGAACCGGATCGCGTTCGGCACTGGCCATTCGTCCCTACCCATGACACCCGGTCCCCCCGCCCCCAACGTCGCCGTGCGGGCCCCTGGGGTTACCGGCGGGTTGTTCCGAATGAATAACGGCGACCGGTCACCTGAAACGGTTACGCTCGGCCCATGAGCACCGATCCGGAGAACCGGCGGCGCCGCCTCGAGCCGGCCGCCCGGCGCGCCGAGATCCTGACCGCGGCCCGGCGGCTGTTCGGCGCGAGCACGTACGCCTCGGTTTCGACCTCGGACATCGCGAAGGCCGCCGGGGTGGCGAGGCCCCTGATCAACCACTACTTCGGCGGCAAACGGGAGCTGTACCTGGAAGTCGTCCGGCAGATGATGATCGTCCCGGCGCCGGTGATCGAAAACCTGCCCGACACGAGCGCCGAAGAGCGGCTCGCGATCAGCGTCCAGCACTGGATCGAGGTCGTCGAGCGCAACGAGCAGGCGTGGCTGACGGCGATCGGCCCCGAGGCGGTGGGCCGCGACCCGGAGATCGAGCGGATCATGCTGGAGGCCGACGAGATCGCCGCCGATCGCGTACTCGCGGCCGCGTTGATGAGCGAGGTCACCGAGGGTCGCGAAGAACTCCGCGCGATGATCCGTTCGTACGGCGGGATGCTGCGCGCGGCGTCACGCGAATGGCTGATCCGCGGCACGCTCGGCCGCGAAGAGCTGCGGGTCTTCCTCACCGATTCGATCCTGCACCTGCTGCGGGTCACCTACCCGGCCGTGCTCGCAACGCGTTCCGCCGGGCATAAGCCGCCGGCGTCATCCCCTTCCAGCGTTTGAACGCGTAGATGAAACTCGACGCTTCGGCGTAGCCCAGCCGCAGCGCGACGTCCTCCACGCTGAGCGCGCCGGTGTCGAGCATTTCCTCCGCCAAGGCCTGGCGGACCTCGTCGAGCAGCGTGCGGTAGCCGGTTCCGGCCTCGAACAGCCGCCGTCGCAGCGTGCGCGGGCTGAGCGCGAGCTGCCGCGCGACCTCGTCCATCCCGGCGCCGACGCCGCCGAGCCGCACCAGCCGTTCCCGGACCTGCTGCGCGATCCCGGAGCGTTCCCGTTTCCGGGACACCAGCAGATCGCATTGCGCGGCGCAGACCGCGACCGTCTGGTCGTTGGCCTGCGGCAAGGGTTTGTCGAGGAAGAGCGGATCAAGGGTGGCTAGATGCGACGGAGCGGCGAACGACGGCGGCAAGCCGAACGTCCGCACGTATTCGTCCACTGTGGAGGGACGTTCGTGCCGGAAGGCCACGGAACGCAAGGAGATGTCCGGCAGGATGTCGCGCATGACGGTGTGGATGGTGCCGAGGTCGCGCAGCACGAGGAACCGGGCGACGTCGCCCGGCACGCGGCTGTCGTCCATGGCCAGCGCGAGCCGTCCGGACTCGACGGTCACATGCGGGATGCAGAAGGTGAAACTCAGGTCGAGGTAGCGCAGGGCGAAGCGCATCGCGTCCCCCAGCGTCGGGCTGCTGATGCACGCGAAGCCGAAGATGCCGAACGCGCTGACCCGGTACCGCCTGCTCAGTCGCAGCGCGATGTCGTCCCCGTCGCCGAGCCCGCGGATCAGGGCCCGGACCACCGCGAGCTCCTGCCGTGCGTCGACCTGGCCGTCCACGGACGCGTACTCGTAGGACTCCAGCCCCGCGACACCGTTCTCGGCGGCGAAGCGGGCCATGAGCACGATGCTCGCCGTGCCGCGTGGGTAGTCCCAGTCCCGGATCACCGGCGGCGGTAGTTCCATGGCCGGGATTATGGATCCCGGCAACGCTCGCCGCATTGAGGACCGTAACTGTCCTTGATCCCGATTAGGGTGAACGGCATGTCCGACACGTTGAGCAGGCGCGCGCTGAACCGCGCCATGCTGGACCGGCAGCTGCTGCTCCGGCGTTCGAAGATGACCGCGCTCGAAGCGGTCGAGCAGCTGGCCGGGTTGCAGGCACAGGCCCCGAACCCGCCGTACTTCGCACTGTGGACCCGGCTGCACGGGTTCCGCCAGGAAGATCTGGCGAACCTGCTGCTGGACAAGCGTGTCGTGCGGATCGCGCTCATGCGCGGCACGGTGCACCTGGTGAAACCGGCGGACGCGCTGGCCTGGCGGCCGATCGTGCAGCCCCTCTACGACCGCTCGGTGACCGGCAACACCCAGTTCAGCCCCGACATCAAGGACCTCGACCACCAGGAGATCGCCCGCACCGCCCGCAAACTGCTCGGCGAGCGGCCGCTTTCGTCGGCGGGACTCGGCGCGGAACTGGCGAAACACTGGGAGGGCGTGGCGCCGTCGTCGCTGGTGCATGTCGCGCGGGCGTTGCTGCCGCTGGTGCAGATCCCGCCGCGTGGCGTCTGGGGCAAGGCCGGCCAGCCGACCTATCAGACCACCGGGGACTGGCTGGGCGCCGAGCCGGACGCGACGCCGTCCCCGGAAGCGATGTTCCGCCGCTATCTGGCCGCTTTCGGGCCCGCAAGTGTGCAAGACGCGCAGGCATGGGCGGGGATCACGAAGCTCGGCGACGTCGCCGAGCGACTGCGGCCGGAGCTGCGGACGTTCCGCGACGAGAACGGCCGCGAGCTCTTCGACCTCGAAGACGCCCCGCGGCCGGACCCGGACACCCCCGCGCCCGCCCGGCTGCTGGGACCGTTCGACCAGACCGTGCTGTCCTACGCCGACCGCACCCGCGTGATCAGCGACGAGTACCGCAAGGTCGTCATCACGCAGAACGGCCTGGTCAAGGGCACCATCCTGGTCGGTGGGTTCGTGAAGGGATTCTGGGAGATCAAGACGGCGAAGAAGGCCGCGTCGGTGGTGATCACGCCCTTCGAGCGGGTCCCGAAGCGCGATCTGGACGCCCTCGAAAGCTCCGCTCACCGCCTGCTGACCTGGGCTCACCCGAAGGCCGAAAGTCATTCGGTGGAGATCGTGGCCGGAAATCTCGATTGAGTGGCCGGTCGTGTACTTCCTAGTGGGGTGACCGCTGGGTAACTTCGATCGGCATGGGCGATACGAGCGTGCTGATCGTAGGGACGGGCTTCGGCGGGGTCGGAACGGCGATCGAGCTCAAACGCGCCGGGTTCGACGACTTCACCATCCTGGAGAGCGCGGACGAACCGGGCGGCGTCTGGCGGGAGAACACGTACCCCGGCGCCGGCTGCGACATCCCGTCGCCGCTGTACTCGTTCTCCTACGAGCCCAACCCCGACTGGCCGAAGCGGTTTTCGCTGCAACCGGACATCCACGAGTACCTCAAACGCGTGGTGCGCCGCTACGGGCTCGAACCGCACATCCGATTCGGCACCCGCGTCACCGCCGCGGCCTTCGACGAGGAGCGCGGACTCTGGCGAGTGGAGACCGCGGGTGGCGAGACGTTCGAGGCGAACGTCTTCGTGCCCGCCGTCGGCCAGCTTTCGCGGCCGGTCCAGCCGGACATCCCCGGACAGGAGACCTTCAAGGGCGCCAGTTTCCACTCCGCGCGCTGGGATCACGACGTCGACCTGCGCGGCAAGAAGGTCGCGGTGATCGGCACCGGCGCGAGCGCCATCCAGTTCGTGCCCGAGCTCCAGCGCCAGGCGGGTGAGCTGACGGTGTTCCAGCGCACCGCGCCCTACATCATGGCCAAACGGGACACCGGCTACCGGCGCTGGCAGCAGCGGCTGTTCCGGCATCTGCCCGCCACCCAGCTGCTCGGCAGGCTGCGGATCTTCCTCCTCGCCGAGTACGCGACCTACGCGATGACCAAACATCCGCTGCTGGCCAAGATCTTCGAACTGCGGACGGCCCAGCTGCGCCGCCGCCACATCAAGGACCGGGCGCTGCGCGAGAAACTCACCCCGGACTATCCGCTGGGCTGCAAGCGGATCCTGTTCACCAACGAGTACCTGCCCGCGCTGGCGCAGCACAACGTCGCCGTGGAGACGCGGCGGATCAGCGCGATCACCCCGTCCGGGGTGCTCACCGAGGACGGCGTCGAACACGAAGCCGACGTCATCGTCTACGGGACGGGTTTCGCGGCGACCGACTTCCTCGGTGAACTCAAGATCGAGGGGCTCGGCGGGCGGGCGCTGTCCGACGCGTGGAAGGGCGGCGCGCGGGCGTACCTCGGCATGACCGTGCCGGGTTTTCCGAACCTGTTCTGCGTCTACGGGCCCAACACGAACCTCGGCGCGGGCTCCATCATCTACATGATCGAACGGCAGGCTCGCTACATCCGCCAAGCCGTCGAACATCTCGCCAAACCTGAAGTGTCCTATATGGACGTCGTACCGGAGGTCGAGCAGGCCTACGACGAGGAGATCCAGCGACGCCTCGGGCGCAGTGTCTGGACGACCTGCGCCAGCTGGTACCGCCAGGAGAACGGCCGCGTGAGCACGAACTGGCCGGGCCTGGTCACCGAGTACGACCGGCGGACGAAGAAGCTCGACCTCGGCGACTACCGGACGGCGGGTGCGCGATGAACTACGACGTGCTGGTGATCGGCTCCGGTTTCGGCGGCAGCGTGACCGCGTTGCGGCTCACCGAGAAGGGGTATCGCGTCGGAGTGCTGGAGACCGGCCGCCGGTTCGCCGACGACGAGTTCGCGAAGACGTCGTGGCGGCTCCGGAAGTACCTGTGGGCCCCAAAACTGGGGTGCTACGGCATCCAGCGGCTCACACTGCTGAAGAACACCTTCGTGCTGAGCGGCGCGGGTGTCGGCGGCGGGTCGCTCGTCTACGCCAACACGCTCTACGAACCACCGGACACCTTCTACGAAGACCCGCAGTGGGCGCATATCACCGACTGGAAGGCCGAACTGGCCCCGCATTACGACCAGGCGAGACGGATGCTGGGCGTGGTGGAGAACCCGCTGGTCACTCCGGCCGACCGCGTGCTGCGCGAGGTCGCCGAGGACATGGGCATCGCGGGCACCTATCGGCCCACGCCGGTCGGCGTCCACTTCGGCAAGCGCGACGTCGACCCGTTCTTCGGCGGCGAAGGACCGCTGCGCAAGCCGTGCACGCACTGCGGCGAGTGCATGACCGGCTGCCGGGTCGGCGCGAAGAACACGACCGTCAAGAACTACCTGTACCTGGCGGAGAAGGCGGGCGCGGAGGTCCATCCGCTGACCACCGCCGTGTCGGTCCGGCCGATCGACGGCGGCTACGCGGTCGACACCGTCCGAACAGGACGATGGGGGCGCAAGCGCAAGCAGACCTTCACCGCCTCCGAGGTGGTGTTCGCCGCCGCTTCCCTTGGCACCCAACGGCTTCTGCATTCGTTGAAGGACTCGGGAACGCTGCCGAACCTGTCACCGCGTCTCGGCCTGCTCGCCAGGACGAACTCCGAGGCCGTGCTCGCCGCGCGGTCCCTGCGCAAGGACACCGATTTCACCCGCGGCGTCGCGATCACGTCGTCGATCCACCCCGACGCCGTCACGCACGTCGAACCGGTGCGTTACGGCAAGGGCAGCAACTTCATGGGCCTGCTGACGACGGTGCTCGTCGACGCCGAGCCGGGCCGACGCCGGTGGGTGCTGGGCGCGCGGGAACTGTGGCGGAACCGCCGGCAGCTGGTGCGGCTGCACAACCCGCGACGGTGGTCGGAGCGGATGGTCGGGCTGCTGGTGATGCAGACGCTGAACAATTCCGTGACCACGTATCCGAAAAGCGGGCTCTTCGGCCGCCGGATGACCACGAAGCAGGGCATCGGCGAGCCGAACCCGGAGTGGATCCCGGCCGGCCACGAGGTCACGCGGCGGGTGGCGGACAAGATCGGCGGGCTGGCGCAGGGCGCGTGGACGGATCTGGCGAACATCCCCATCACCGGCCATTTCATCGGCGGTTGCGCGATCGGCGACAGCGCCGAGACCGGCGTCGTCGACCCGTACCAGCGCGTGCACGGCCACCCCGGGCTGCATATCGCGGACGGTTCGGCGATCTCGGCGAACCTCGGGGTGAACCCGTCGCTGACCATCACCGCGCAGGCGGAACGCGCGATGTCGTTGTGGCCCAACAAGGGCGAGCCCGACCCGCGGCCGCCGCTCGGCGCCCCCTACCAGCGCCTGTCCCCCGTCGCCCCGCTCAAGCCCGTCGTGCCCCCGCACGCCCCGGCCGCCCTGCGCCTCCCCCTCACCCCGCTCTGACCCCCCGCAATTCGTCATCTACTTGCGATGTTCGCGTGGCGCGAATATCGCAAGTAGATGACGAATCGCGAAGTGGAAAGGGCGGGGCACCGTCGCCCGCGCGACGACGGTGCCCCGCCCCGGTCTAGCGGATCATCACGGGAGGCCTGCCAGGCCCGCGCTCACCGTGTTCGACCACGCGTAGCCCTGCGAG is from Amycolatopsis lurida and encodes:
- the paaI gene encoding hydroxyphenylacetyl-CoA thioesterase PaaI yields the protein MFADDQASNALGIELVEAADGHAVATMRITETMVNGHDIAHGGYVFLLADTTFACACNSHGPVTVASGAEISFVAAGKLGDHLIATATERTRYGRNGIYDVTVHRETPDGPEVVAEFRGRSRTIEKA
- the paaK gene encoding phenylacetate--CoA ligase PaaK, coding for MTMTAFSDDAENLTIDELQALQLKRLRWTLRHAYDNVPFYTRKFDEAGVHPDDCKALEDLAKFPFTTKQDLRDNYPFGMFAVPEAQVSRIHASSGTTGKPTVVGYTAEDIDTWATVMARSIRAAGGRPGDKVHVAYGYGLFTGGLGAHYGAEKLGCTVIPASGGMTARQVQIITDFKPEIIMVTPSYMLTLLDEFERQGVDPRTSSLKVGIFGAEPWTEQMRAEIEDRAGIDAVDIYGLSEVMGPGVAQECVETKDGLHIWEDHFFPEVIDPFTEKPTDAEGELLFTSLTKQALPIIRYRTRDLTRLLPGTARPAYRRMEKVTGRSDDMIILRGVNVFPTQIEEVVLVTPALAPHFQLIRSTKGRMDHLTVRVEARPDASTEQRAEAAARLIAGVKDGVGVSVGVEVVDPDTLERSLGKMRRVLDERDRG
- a CDS encoding TetR/AcrR family transcriptional regulator; translated protein: MSTPARRGRPGYDLESLLQVAVKLFNERGYDGTSMEDLSRKLGITKSAIYHHVPSKEELLRLAVDRALNGLFAVAAETESFEGKAIEKLEHLVRGSVLVLVDQLPFVTLLLRVRGNTKIERAALARRREFDRLVTELVKQAETEGDVRPDIDPAVTARLLYGMVNSLIEWYRPRRGSAGTELADAVCKIAFDGLRTQ
- a CDS encoding TetR/AcrR family transcriptional regulator, coding for MSTDPENRRRRLEPAARRAEILTAARRLFGASTYASVSTSDIAKAAGVARPLINHYFGGKRELYLEVVRQMMIVPAPVIENLPDTSAEERLAISVQHWIEVVERNEQAWLTAIGPEAVGRDPEIERIMLEADEIAADRVLAAALMSEVTEGREELRAMIRSYGGMLRAASREWLIRGTLGREELRVFLTDSILHLLRVTYPAVLATRSAGHKPPASSPSSV
- a CDS encoding AraC family transcriptional regulator, whose product is MELPPPVIRDWDYPRGTASIVLMARFAAENGVAGLESYEYASVDGQVDARQELAVVRALIRGLGDGDDIALRLSRRYRVSAFGIFGFACISSPTLGDAMRFALRYLDLSFTFCIPHVTVESGRLALAMDDSRVPGDVARFLVLRDLGTIHTVMRDILPDISLRSVAFRHERPSTVDEYVRTFGLPPSFAAPSHLATLDPLFLDKPLPQANDQTVAVCAAQCDLLVSRKRERSGIAQQVRERLVRLGGVGAGMDEVARQLALSPRTLRRRLFEAGTGYRTLLDEVRQALAEEMLDTGALSVEDVALRLGYAEASSFIYAFKRWKGMTPAAYARRNALRARPGR
- a CDS encoding winged helix DNA-binding domain-containing protein; amino-acid sequence: MSDTLSRRALNRAMLDRQLLLRRSKMTALEAVEQLAGLQAQAPNPPYFALWTRLHGFRQEDLANLLLDKRVVRIALMRGTVHLVKPADALAWRPIVQPLYDRSVTGNTQFSPDIKDLDHQEIARTARKLLGERPLSSAGLGAELAKHWEGVAPSSLVHVARALLPLVQIPPRGVWGKAGQPTYQTTGDWLGAEPDATPSPEAMFRRYLAAFGPASVQDAQAWAGITKLGDVAERLRPELRTFRDENGRELFDLEDAPRPDPDTPAPARLLGPFDQTVLSYADRTRVISDEYRKVVITQNGLVKGTILVGGFVKGFWEIKTAKKAASVVITPFERVPKRDLDALESSAHRLLTWAHPKAESHSVEIVAGNLD
- a CDS encoding flavin-containing monooxygenase, translated to MGDTSVLIVGTGFGGVGTAIELKRAGFDDFTILESADEPGGVWRENTYPGAGCDIPSPLYSFSYEPNPDWPKRFSLQPDIHEYLKRVVRRYGLEPHIRFGTRVTAAAFDEERGLWRVETAGGETFEANVFVPAVGQLSRPVQPDIPGQETFKGASFHSARWDHDVDLRGKKVAVIGTGASAIQFVPELQRQAGELTVFQRTAPYIMAKRDTGYRRWQQRLFRHLPATQLLGRLRIFLLAEYATYAMTKHPLLAKIFELRTAQLRRRHIKDRALREKLTPDYPLGCKRILFTNEYLPALAQHNVAVETRRISAITPSGVLTEDGVEHEADVIVYGTGFAATDFLGELKIEGLGGRALSDAWKGGARAYLGMTVPGFPNLFCVYGPNTNLGAGSIIYMIERQARYIRQAVEHLAKPEVSYMDVVPEVEQAYDEEIQRRLGRSVWTTCASWYRQENGRVSTNWPGLVTEYDRRTKKLDLGDYRTAGAR
- a CDS encoding GMC oxidoreductase, with amino-acid sequence MNYDVLVIGSGFGGSVTALRLTEKGYRVGVLETGRRFADDEFAKTSWRLRKYLWAPKLGCYGIQRLTLLKNTFVLSGAGVGGGSLVYANTLYEPPDTFYEDPQWAHITDWKAELAPHYDQARRMLGVVENPLVTPADRVLREVAEDMGIAGTYRPTPVGVHFGKRDVDPFFGGEGPLRKPCTHCGECMTGCRVGAKNTTVKNYLYLAEKAGAEVHPLTTAVSVRPIDGGYAVDTVRTGRWGRKRKQTFTASEVVFAAASLGTQRLLHSLKDSGTLPNLSPRLGLLARTNSEAVLAARSLRKDTDFTRGVAITSSIHPDAVTHVEPVRYGKGSNFMGLLTTVLVDAEPGRRRWVLGARELWRNRRQLVRLHNPRRWSERMVGLLVMQTLNNSVTTYPKSGLFGRRMTTKQGIGEPNPEWIPAGHEVTRRVADKIGGLAQGAWTDLANIPITGHFIGGCAIGDSAETGVVDPYQRVHGHPGLHIADGSAISANLGVNPSLTITAQAERAMSLWPNKGEPDPRPPLGAPYQRLSPVAPLKPVVPPHAPAALRLPLTPL